One Apis cerana isolate GH-2021 linkage group LG15, AcerK_1.0, whole genome shotgun sequence DNA window includes the following coding sequences:
- the LOC133667428 gene encoding transmembrane protein 242, whose protein sequence is MSEVNRKQDTKKRKEMLYETLFLTGIAGISAMIGFFNALSSVKKQDNKHFDIGFMGGKGLQESGAALATRALLWGSAWAISGCSILFYGIWKLSGATNAKEFRLKAGNILPKIPKNDPPQSRTEFENLTDLLKYVSEEWGKEK, encoded by the exons atGTCAGAAGTAAATAGAAAGCAAgatacaaagaaaagaaaagaaatgttatatG aaacatTATTCTTGACTGGAATAGCAGGAATTTCTGCTATGATCGGTTTTTTTAATGCTCTATCATCAGTTAAGAAACAggataataaacattttgataTTGGATTTATGGGAGGAAAAGGTCTTCAAGAATCTGGTGCAGCACTTGCTACAAGAGCTCTATTATGGGGTTCTGCATGGGCAATTAGTGGTTGTAGTATACTTTTTTATGGAATTTGGAAATTATCTGGAGCTACTAATGCTaaagaatttcgattaaaagctGGAAATATTTTACCAAAAATACCAAAAAATGATCCTCCTCAAAGTAGAactgaatttgaaaatcttacagatttattaaaatatgtttcagAAGAGTGgggtaaagaaaaataa